Proteins from one Burkholderia sp. genomic window:
- a CDS encoding SNF2-related protein, with amino-acid sequence MLVSYTHKQITDWLGFHTVKKARDYLHAISDLKWQGDYTTLTGKVQGTQSRPYHIWIEFNDVDEDMWIENKCTCPVGFKCKHVAALLIAALEHLPKHPASGVRSELVSWLEAFRAARIAPVARSKKPTKPKATHALAYVIANSYRASPEIFIYKARIGTDGAIRSFDEPWQNVENALVKPPKFVVEEDLSILRGLWLDRSGRYSSSFGLQGTTGAAVLEKLVETGRAFVSPTANPMHSGAPCVLHTGPSRSGHITWHSLPDTRVRPILQTEPIATLLLTATQPCWYLDAQAGVAGPIDLPWSDEQLGAFLAMPPITLDEAALVGKVLQEVAPDWPRPPAHDVANVRVIDARPIPRLSLDTLRTWVSAWSSSALPSVLDFATVSFDYAGHALAAQSNTTLVPTIDGNVLQIKRQLDVEQRHLMELYKLGLRKIPANRAQGPQPFPDGMLAPQNPGEWPVFTQIALPTLHQNGWQVIMTDTFRHNVIEIDAIDGKLWQSSDGWFNVEMGITVNDRIVRLEPLLADLFRSDTRWLSGRLEGIADNETIELKTDRNERLRLRADRLKPVVRVLVDLLEHVGDGIQISERDAARLAALDNMGRWQFHGDASVRQLAQRLMAGAGVVNVPVPQGLRAELRGYQLQGLAWMQFLREYHLSGVLADDMGLGKTVQTLAHLLAEKEAGRLTHPVLIVMPTTLVHNWCDEAQRFAPTLRVLNLHGPQRHERFDAISQHDLVLTTYALVWRDESVLSQHDYHMMILDEAQYVKNTTTRAASTIRALRAGYRLCLTGTPLENHLGELWAQFDFLLPGFLGSRQDFTRRWRIPIEKNEDTVRRDLLVRRIRPFMLRRRKDEVATELPPKTTIVRTVELKGTQRDLYETVRATMQQKVREAIAAQGLARSHLIVLDALLKLRQVCCDPRLLKSTQAARVKESAKLTLLLEMLPELIDGGRRILLFSQFTSMLDRIAAELDRRNIAYVILTGETVDRTVPVKCFMRGDVSLFLISLRAGGVGLNLTAADTVIHYDPWWNPAVENQATDRVHRLGQDKPVFVYKLIAGGSVEEKIVALQQQKAELADAILTNNAAGSVMFSANDIEALFEPIPELLISQ; translated from the coding sequence ATGCTCGTCTCGTATACCCACAAACAGATCACAGATTGGTTAGGTTTTCATACGGTCAAGAAAGCCCGTGACTATCTACATGCCATCTCTGATCTGAAGTGGCAGGGTGACTATACCACGCTGACTGGGAAGGTCCAGGGCACGCAATCGCGCCCCTATCATATCTGGATCGAGTTCAACGACGTTGACGAGGACATGTGGATTGAGAATAAATGCACGTGTCCAGTCGGCTTCAAGTGCAAGCACGTAGCAGCGCTACTGATCGCCGCGCTTGAACATCTACCGAAACACCCTGCATCGGGCGTGCGTTCTGAGTTGGTATCTTGGCTGGAAGCATTTCGGGCTGCCCGCATAGCCCCCGTTGCCCGCAGCAAAAAGCCCACGAAGCCCAAGGCGACGCATGCGCTGGCGTATGTGATCGCCAATTCGTATCGCGCAAGCCCGGAAATTTTTATCTACAAGGCCCGTATAGGCACCGACGGTGCGATTCGCTCCTTTGATGAGCCCTGGCAAAACGTAGAAAACGCCCTTGTCAAGCCGCCAAAATTTGTTGTTGAGGAAGATCTATCGATCTTGCGTGGATTATGGCTGGACCGCTCCGGAAGATATAGCAGCAGCTTCGGGCTACAAGGCACAACGGGTGCCGCAGTTCTGGAAAAGCTCGTTGAGACTGGCCGCGCGTTTGTCTCGCCAACAGCGAACCCCATGCATTCTGGCGCCCCATGTGTACTGCATACCGGGCCCTCGCGTAGCGGACACATCACCTGGCATTCGCTGCCTGATACCCGGGTTCGACCAATCCTGCAAACCGAACCGATCGCGACACTCTTGCTAACTGCAACCCAGCCGTGCTGGTATCTGGACGCGCAGGCTGGCGTTGCCGGTCCGATCGATTTACCCTGGTCTGACGAGCAACTCGGAGCATTTCTAGCAATGCCGCCCATCACGCTCGATGAGGCTGCGCTCGTCGGGAAAGTGCTGCAAGAAGTGGCACCAGATTGGCCGCGACCGCCTGCACACGATGTGGCAAACGTGCGGGTGATTGACGCCAGACCAATCCCGCGGCTGTCGCTCGATACTCTCCGCACCTGGGTATCGGCCTGGTCGTCGTCGGCGTTGCCAAGTGTACTAGATTTTGCGACTGTTTCTTTCGACTATGCAGGCCATGCCCTCGCTGCGCAGAGCAATACCACACTCGTACCCACGATCGATGGAAATGTACTCCAGATCAAACGACAACTCGACGTCGAGCAACGCCACTTGATGGAACTGTACAAACTCGGCTTACGGAAAATTCCGGCCAATCGCGCCCAAGGCCCACAGCCGTTTCCAGATGGGATGCTTGCCCCGCAAAATCCGGGTGAGTGGCCTGTCTTCACCCAAATCGCGTTGCCCACGCTCCACCAGAATGGTTGGCAAGTCATTATGACCGATACGTTTCGTCACAACGTGATCGAAATTGACGCCATTGATGGTAAACTGTGGCAGTCGAGTGACGGCTGGTTCAATGTCGAAATGGGTATCACGGTCAACGATCGCATCGTGCGCCTCGAACCGCTGTTGGCGGACCTGTTCCGCAGCGATACTCGGTGGCTTTCCGGTCGACTCGAGGGGATTGCCGACAATGAGACCATTGAACTGAAGACAGACCGCAACGAACGATTGCGATTGCGGGCCGATCGACTCAAACCAGTCGTGCGTGTGCTTGTTGACCTGCTTGAACACGTCGGTGACGGCATACAAATCTCCGAACGGGACGCAGCACGGCTGGCCGCGCTAGATAACATGGGACGCTGGCAGTTTCATGGCGACGCATCAGTTCGGCAACTCGCTCAACGCCTGATGGCCGGAGCCGGTGTTGTCAACGTGCCAGTACCGCAAGGACTGCGTGCCGAACTGCGCGGCTATCAGCTTCAGGGACTAGCTTGGATGCAGTTCTTGCGCGAATACCACCTCTCAGGTGTACTGGCCGACGATATGGGACTCGGCAAGACGGTTCAGACGCTGGCGCACCTGCTCGCCGAAAAGGAAGCTGGCCGTCTCACGCACCCAGTGCTCATCGTTATGCCTACCACGCTCGTGCACAACTGGTGCGACGAGGCACAGCGTTTCGCGCCCACGCTACGTGTGCTAAATTTGCACGGTCCACAGCGGCACGAGCGCTTTGACGCAATCTCTCAGCACGATCTGGTCCTGACAACCTACGCACTTGTCTGGCGTGATGAAAGCGTTCTGTCGCAGCACGACTATCACATGATGATTCTCGATGAGGCACAATATGTTAAAAATACTACCACCAGAGCGGCGTCTACCATTCGTGCGCTTCGCGCAGGATACCGTCTCTGCTTAACGGGTACCCCACTTGAAAATCACCTCGGCGAGCTGTGGGCTCAGTTCGATTTCCTGTTGCCCGGCTTTCTCGGTTCGCGCCAGGATTTCACCCGGCGTTGGCGCATACCGATCGAAAAAAACGAAGACACCGTACGGCGCGACCTACTCGTGCGTCGCATTCGTCCGTTCATGTTGCGTAGACGTAAAGACGAAGTTGCCACCGAACTTCCGCCGAAGACCACCATCGTGCGCACGGTCGAGCTCAAAGGCACGCAACGCGACCTCTATGAGACCGTGCGCGCCACCATGCAGCAGAAGGTGCGCGAAGCGATTGCAGCGCAAGGACTTGCGCGAAGTCACCTCATCGTGCTCGATGCGTTGCTGAAATTGCGACAGGTATGTTGCGATCCTCGCTTGCTAAAGAGCACGCAAGCCGCACGCGTTAAGGAATCGGCCAAGCTGACGCTGTTGCTTGAAATGCTTCCAGAACTCATTGATGGGGGCCGCCGCATCCTGCTGTTTTCACAGTTCACCAGCATGCTTGATCGTATAGCCGCCGAACTGGATCGACGCAACATCGCCTACGTGATCTTAACCGGAGAAACGGTCGATCGCACGGTCCCCGTGAAATGCTTTATGCGGGGTGATGTATCTTTGTTCCTCATTAGCCTGAGGGCCGGGGGTGTAGGGTTGAATTTGACCGCGGCCGACACGGTGATCCACTACGACCCATGGTGGAACCCGGCGGTTGAAAATCAGGCGACCGACCGTGTGCATCGGCTCGGTCAAGACAAGCCTGTGTTCGTCTACAAACTGATCGCCGGTGGTAGCGTTGAAGAGAAAATCGTCGCCTTGCAGCAGCAAAAAGCTGAACTGGCAGACGCCATTCTCACTAATAATGCGGCAGGTAGCGTTATGTTCTCGGCCAACGATATCGAGGCGTTGTTTGAACCTATTCCGGAGTTACTCATAAGTCAGTAA
- the tsf gene encoding translation elongation factor Ts yields MAAITASMVAELRTKTDAPMMECKKALTEADGDQGKAEELLRVKLGNKASKATSRITTEGVVSSFVGNGTGALVELNCETDFVAKHDAFLAFAKTAAQLVAVQNPFDVAALSTLPLDGKTVDEVRLALVGKIGENILIRRFVRFETANQITTYLHGNRIGVIVEYTGADEQVGKDVAMHVAAMKPISLSTDEVRAELVEKERRVAEQKATESGKPTEIVAKMVEGSVQKYLKEVSLLNQPFVKNDKQTIEQMLQAANAAVKKFALFVVGEGIEKRQDNFATEVAAQVAAAKQQ; encoded by the coding sequence ATGGCGGCAATTACCGCAAGTATGGTGGCAGAACTTCGCACGAAGACCGACGCGCCAATGATGGAATGTAAGAAGGCGCTGACGGAAGCCGACGGCGACCAAGGTAAGGCCGAGGAACTGTTGCGCGTGAAGCTCGGAAACAAGGCCAGCAAGGCCACATCGCGCATAACGACTGAAGGCGTGGTCTCGTCCTTTGTCGGCAACGGCACCGGTGCCCTGGTCGAGCTGAACTGCGAAACTGATTTCGTCGCCAAGCACGATGCTTTCCTAGCCTTCGCCAAGACCGCCGCGCAACTCGTCGCGGTCCAGAACCCATTTGACGTGGCTGCCCTGTCAACCCTGCCGCTGGACGGCAAGACGGTTGACGAGGTACGCCTGGCCCTGGTTGGCAAGATCGGAGAAAACATCTTGATCCGCCGCTTCGTGCGCTTCGAAACCGCTAATCAGATCACCACCTACTTGCACGGCAACCGTATCGGTGTGATCGTCGAGTACACTGGCGCAGACGAGCAGGTCGGCAAGGACGTTGCAATGCACGTCGCAGCCATGAAGCCGATCTCGCTGTCGACCGACGAAGTGCGGGCTGAGCTGGTCGAAAAGGAACGCCGCGTAGCCGAGCAGAAGGCCACTGAATCGGGCAAGCCGACCGAGATCGTCGCCAAGATGGTCGAGGGCAGCGTCCAGAAGTACCTGAAGGAAGTTTCGCTGCTAAACCAGCCGTTCGTGAAAAACGACAAGCAGACGATCGAACAAATGCTCCAGGCAGCCAATGCTGCAGTGAAAAAGTTCGCGCTATTCGTGGTCGGCGAGGGCATCGAAAAGCGCCAGGATAACTTCGCGACTGAAGTGGCGGCGCAAGTCGCGGCAGCTAAGCAGCAGTAA
- the rpsB gene encoding 30S ribosomal protein S2 yields the protein MAVTMRQMLEAGVHFGHQTRFWNPKMAPFIFGHRNKIHIINLEKTLPMFTDAEKYVRQLSANRGTILFVGTKRQSRDTIAQEAQRAGMPFVNARWLGGMLTNFKTLKVSIKRLKDMEAASEVGELEKMSKKEALLFEREIAKLQKSIGGVKDMGGIPDAIFVVDVGYHKIAITEANKLGVPVIAVVDTNHSPEGVDYVIPGNDDSSKAIALYAEGVADAILEGRANTVNEVVRAVRGDEYVEENA from the coding sequence ATGGCAGTCACAATGCGCCAAATGCTGGAAGCCGGTGTCCACTTCGGTCACCAAACGCGCTTTTGGAACCCGAAGATGGCCCCGTTTATTTTCGGTCATCGCAACAAGATTCACATCATCAACCTCGAAAAGACGCTGCCGATGTTCACGGACGCAGAAAAGTACGTGCGTCAGCTGTCGGCAAATCGAGGCACCATCCTGTTCGTCGGCACCAAGCGCCAGTCCCGCGACACGATCGCCCAAGAAGCACAGCGCGCTGGCATGCCGTTCGTCAACGCGCGCTGGCTCGGCGGCATGCTGACAAATTTCAAGACGCTGAAGGTATCGATTAAGCGTCTGAAGGACATGGAAGCAGCAAGCGAGGTGGGCGAGCTCGAGAAGATGAGCAAGAAGGAAGCGCTACTATTCGAACGTGAAATTGCCAAACTGCAGAAGTCGATCGGTGGCGTGAAGGATATGGGCGGCATTCCGGACGCGATTTTCGTGGTCGACGTCGGGTACCATAAGATTGCCATCACCGAAGCGAATAAGCTCGGCGTGCCGGTCATCGCTGTGGTCGATACGAACCACTCACCGGAAGGTGTGGACTACGTGATCCCAGGTAATGACGACTCGAGCAAGGCTATCGCGCTGTACGCAGAAGGCGTGGCAGACGCGATCCTCGAAGGCCGTGCCAACACGGTCAACGAAGTGGTCCGAGCGGTGCGTGGCGACGAGTACGTCGAAGAGAACGCATAA
- the map gene encoding type I methionyl aminopeptidase, whose product MAITIKTEHDIEQMRVACRLASEVLDYITPSVLAGTTTGEIDQLCHEYMTNVQDTVPAPLNYQPPGYPPYPKAICTSVNDVICHGIPGDKVLKKGDALNIDITVIKNGYFGDTSRMFLVGEGSILTKHLIQTTYECMWLGIEQVKPGAHLGDIGHAIQKHAEGRGYSVVREYCGHGIGTVFHEDPQVVHYGRPGTGIELVPGLIFTIEPMLNAGKRDIRTMPDQWTVKTRDRSLSAQWEHTVLVTPTGHEVLTISTGTPPRPTLDAVAA is encoded by the coding sequence ATGGCCATCACGATCAAGACCGAACACGATATCGAACAGATGCGCGTCGCCTGCCGGCTGGCGAGCGAGGTGCTCGACTACATCACGCCGTCCGTCCTCGCCGGCACCACCACCGGTGAGATCGACCAGCTCTGTCATGAGTACATGACCAACGTACAGGATACCGTGCCGGCACCGCTGAACTACCAGCCGCCCGGCTACCCGCCCTACCCAAAGGCGATCTGTACCTCGGTCAATGACGTAATCTGCCACGGCATCCCCGGCGACAAAGTGCTCAAAAAAGGAGACGCGCTCAATATCGACATCACCGTGATCAAGAACGGCTATTTCGGCGATACTAGCCGGATGTTTCTGGTCGGCGAAGGTTCGATCCTCACCAAGCACCTGATCCAGACCACTTACGAATGCATGTGGCTCGGCATCGAGCAGGTCAAGCCGGGCGCGCACCTAGGCGATATTGGCCACGCCATCCAGAAGCATGCCGAAGGGCGGGGCTACAGCGTGGTGCGCGAGTACTGTGGGCACGGCATCGGCACGGTATTCCACGAAGATCCGCAGGTGGTGCATTACGGCCGACCTGGCACCGGCATCGAGTTGGTGCCCGGCCTGATTTTCACGATCGAGCCGATGCTCAACGCTGGAAAGCGCGACATCCGCACCATGCCGGACCAGTGGACTGTGAAGACGCGCGACCGTAGCCTGTCGGCGCAGTGGGAACATACCGTGCTGGTCACGCCGACCGGCCACGAAGTACTGACCATCTCGACCGGCACGCCGCCCCGCCCCACGCTCGACGCAGTGGCGGCCTGA
- the dapD gene encoding 2,3,4,5-tetrahydropyridine-2,6-dicarboxylate N-succinyltransferase: MSQQLQQIIDTAWENRAELSPKGAPAKVREAVMYAIEQLDKGALRVAEKQNGEWIVHQWLKKAVLLSFCLEDNVPMAAGGYSQFFDKVPSKFANYTAKDFAAGGFRVVPPAFARRGSFIAKNVVLMPSYTNIGTYIDEGTMVDTWATVGSCAQIGKNVHLSGGVGIGGVLEPLQANPVIIEDNCFIGARSEVVEGVIVEENAVISMGVYLGQSTKIYDRETGEISYGRIPASSVVVAGNLPSKNGSHSLYCAVIVKKVDAKTRVKVGLNELLRGD, translated from the coding sequence ATGTCACAACAACTTCAGCAAATCATCGATACCGCCTGGGAAAACCGTGCCGAGCTTTCGCCCAAGGGCGCACCCGCCAAGGTCCGCGAGGCCGTCATGTATGCCATCGAGCAGCTCGACAAGGGTGCGCTGCGAGTGGCCGAAAAGCAGAATGGTGAATGGATCGTGCACCAGTGGCTAAAGAAGGCTGTGCTGCTGTCGTTCTGCTTGGAAGACAACGTACCAATGGCTGCCGGAGGCTACTCTCAGTTTTTTGACAAGGTGCCCTCGAAGTTCGCCAACTACACGGCGAAAGACTTTGCCGCGGGCGGCTTCCGCGTGGTGCCGCCGGCCTTTGCGCGCCGCGGCTCCTTCATCGCAAAAAATGTGGTCCTGATGCCGTCGTATACTAATATCGGCACTTATATCGACGAAGGCACCATGGTTGACACTTGGGCCACCGTCGGCTCCTGCGCTCAGATTGGCAAAAACGTGCACCTGTCAGGTGGCGTCGGCATCGGCGGCGTGCTCGAGCCGCTGCAGGCCAACCCCGTGATCATCGAGGACAACTGCTTCATCGGCGCGCGCTCGGAAGTAGTGGAAGGCGTGATCGTCGAGGAAAATGCGGTAATCTCGATGGGCGTCTACCTCGGCCAGAGCACCAAGATCTATGATCGCGAGACGGGGGAGATCAGCTATGGTCGCATCCCCGCCAGCTCGGTAGTGGTCGCCGGAAACTTACCCTCGAAGAACGGCTCGCATAGCCTGTACTGCGCCGTGATCGTCAAGAAAGTCGACGCTAAGACGCGCGTCAAAGTCGGCCTGAACGAACTTTTGCGAGGCGACTGA
- the lpxD gene encoding UDP-3-O-(3-hydroxymyristoyl)glucosamine N-acyltransferase, translated as MAWTLDKLAKRFGGDIAGDPQCQVGGLAPLDQAGPNQLAFLANPKYLSQVETTRAGAVLITPRDLEKLGTTAEGRNFILTPNPYAYFARVAQMFIDLDAPKWLSGVHPSANVDPSAQVAASAVIGPNVIIEAGAVISEGVRLDTNVFVGAGTKIGEGSRLYPNVVVYHGCDIGMRSIVHSGTVIGSDGFGFAPDFIGEGEERTGTWVKIPQVGGVKIGPDVEIGANTTIDRGAMADTVIEECVKIDNLVQIAHNCRIGAYTVIAGCAGIAGSTNIGRHCMIGGAVGIAGHITLVDYVIVTAQSSVSKSLPKAGIYTSTFPAVEHGDWNRSAALVRNLDKLRDRIRSLEIALAERNDGPAQD; from the coding sequence ATGGCATGGACGCTAGACAAACTCGCCAAACGATTTGGCGGGGATATTGCGGGGGATCCGCAGTGCCAGGTTGGCGGCCTCGCTCCGCTGGACCAGGCCGGCCCCAACCAGCTCGCCTTCCTCGCCAATCCCAAGTATTTGTCCCAGGTCGAGACCACCCGCGCCGGCGCCGTTTTAATCACGCCGCGTGATCTGGAGAAGCTCGGCACGACCGCCGAAGGCCGCAACTTTATCCTCACCCCGAATCCCTACGCCTATTTTGCACGCGTCGCGCAGATGTTCATCGACCTAGACGCGCCCAAGTGGCTCTCGGGCGTGCATCCCAGCGCGAACGTCGATCCCTCGGCGCAGGTCGCGGCCAGTGCCGTGATCGGCCCAAATGTAATAATCGAAGCCGGTGCCGTAATCAGCGAAGGCGTGCGCCTGGATACTAACGTGTTCGTGGGTGCCGGCACGAAGATCGGCGAAGGCTCCCGCCTGTACCCGAACGTGGTCGTTTATCACGGCTGCGATATCGGTATGCGGTCGATCGTACATTCGGGCACCGTGATCGGCTCGGACGGCTTTGGCTTCGCGCCCGACTTCATCGGCGAGGGCGAAGAACGCACCGGAACCTGGGTCAAGATCCCGCAGGTTGGCGGCGTGAAGATCGGTCCCGATGTAGAAATCGGCGCGAACACGACGATTGACCGTGGTGCGATGGCCGATACAGTCATTGAGGAATGTGTGAAAATTGATAACTTGGTGCAGATCGCCCACAATTGCCGAATCGGCGCCTATACCGTGATCGCCGGTTGTGCAGGCATCGCGGGCAGCACTAATATCGGTCGCCATTGTATGATCGGCGGTGCAGTCGGCATCGCTGGCCATATCACGCTTGTCGACTACGTGATCGTCACGGCGCAGTCTAGCGTGTCGAAGTCGCTGCCGAAGGCGGGTATATACACGAGCACGTTCCCGGCCGTCGAGCATGGCGACTGGAACCGCAGCGCCGCGCTCGTGCGCAATCTCGATAAGCTTCGCGACCGCATCCGGTCGCTCGAAATTGCGCTGGCCGAACGGAACGACGGACCAGCGCAGGACTGA
- the fabZ gene encoding 3-hydroxyacyl-ACP dehydratase FabZ, which translates to MSIEQTNCDIHKILTLLPHRYPILLVDRVIELTPHESIKALKNVTINEPFFQGHFPQRPVMPGVLIIEALAQSAALLTCSEETPNDPGKSQYYFVGIDGARFKRVVEPGDQLILNVKFERHIRGIWKFKATAEVDGKMAAEAELMCTVKSTDAVS; encoded by the coding sequence ATGAGCATCGAACAAACCAATTGCGATATCCATAAGATACTCACACTGCTGCCGCATCGTTATCCGATTCTGCTGGTCGACCGCGTGATTGAACTCACCCCGCACGAAAGCATTAAAGCGCTGAAGAACGTGACTATAAACGAACCATTCTTCCAGGGGCACTTCCCGCAGCGTCCGGTGATGCCAGGCGTGCTGATCATCGAGGCGCTGGCGCAGTCAGCAGCATTGCTGACCTGCAGTGAGGAAACGCCGAACGATCCGGGCAAGTCGCAGTACTACTTCGTAGGCATCGACGGTGCCCGATTCAAGCGAGTGGTTGAGCCGGGCGACCAGCTGATCCTGAACGTGAAGTTCGAGCGCCATATCCGCGGTATCTGGAAGTTCAAGGCGACCGCTGAAGTCGACGGCAAGATGGCCGCGGAGGCCGAACTGATGTGCACGGTGAAATCGACCGACGCCGTATCTTGA
- a CDS encoding IS5 family transposase: MRKDIHKTCESLPRYRGKDWAAYNEGLINRGNVTIWIDEAVLARIPDAIPTRGRLCLYGDTLIQALLNVKTVYRLKLRALQGFTQSLRDPAFLSLPVPNYTRLCPRAKTLDVELPILRDNEPIYLVVDSTGLKVYGEGEWKVRQHGYSKQRTWRKVHRALNANTGQVHAALMTNQNVADGDALAKLLDQIPREKQIDVIGGDGAYDTKPCHAAIAARSAIPSIPPREGAVHWPADMPGAAWRNGAVDAIARDGRREWKQDSGYHRRSLAKNAMYRFKTLTGNCFWARHIDAQATEVSIRVGVINRTVDLARPQSVRIA, from the coding sequence ATGCGTAAGGACATACACAAGACATGTGAGTCCTTGCCACGCTACCGTGGCAAGGACTGGGCGGCCTATAATGAAGGCCTGATCAATCGGGGGAACGTAACAATATGGATAGATGAAGCCGTCCTTGCCAGAATACCCGATGCCATACCCACACGTGGTCGCCTGTGTCTATACGGCGATACGCTGATTCAGGCATTACTTAACGTGAAGACCGTCTATCGACTGAAGTTGCGCGCCCTGCAAGGTTTTACCCAAAGTCTGCGCGATCCGGCCTTCTTGAGCTTGCCGGTGCCGAATTACACCAGGCTCTGTCCCCGGGCAAAAACGCTTGATGTCGAACTGCCGATCCTTCGTGACAATGAACCGATCTATCTGGTTGTCGACAGCACCGGTCTGAAGGTTTATGGAGAAGGTGAATGGAAAGTGCGCCAGCACGGCTACTCGAAGCAGCGCACGTGGCGTAAAGTCCATCGCGCGCTCAACGCGAATACGGGTCAAGTGCATGCCGCGCTAATGACGAATCAGAATGTGGCTGACGGTGACGCTCTGGCCAAGTTGCTCGACCAGATTCCACGCGAAAAACAAATCGATGTCATCGGCGGTGATGGTGCCTACGACACAAAGCCATGCCATGCGGCCATTGCTGCACGCAGTGCTATTCCTTCGATTCCGCCACGCGAGGGTGCCGTTCATTGGCCAGCGGATATGCCCGGTGCGGCGTGGCGTAATGGCGCGGTTGATGCAATTGCCCGTGACGGTCGTCGAGAATGGAAGCAAGACAGTGGCTACCACCGGCGATCGCTTGCCAAGAATGCGATGTATCGGTTCAAGACCCTCACCGGCAACTGTTTCTGGGCGCGTCACATCGACGCGCAGGCGACCGAGGTCTCCATTCGCGTCGGCGTCATCAACCGTACGGTGGACCTCGCTCGTCCGCAATCCGTTCGTATCGCCTGA
- the yjgA gene encoding ribosome biogenesis factor YjgA: protein MHRKTCIQSIKHVEDDADHGYDRPSKSRRKHQMHVLQQLGRNLVELPKDALKRMSMPEDLDDAVREARRITDHKGKRRQMQYIGKVMRSLTEPEIEVLRTALDTQRGVNKAATARLHWIERTRAQLLVDDEALTRFIRDYPVADVQEGRTLIRNTRKEAQLGKPSRHFRELFQWINTARGKLSEDAAGKGEHDDES, encoded by the coding sequence ATGCACCGCAAAACCTGTATCCAATCGATCAAGCATGTCGAAGACGACGCCGACCATGGCTACGACCGCCCCAGTAAATCCCGGCGGAAACACCAGATGCATGTGCTGCAGCAGCTCGGTCGCAACCTGGTCGAACTGCCCAAGGATGCCCTCAAACGCATGTCAATGCCGGAAGATCTCGACGATGCCGTGCGCGAGGCGCGCCGCATCACCGACCACAAGGGCAAGCGCCGCCAGATGCAATATATCGGCAAGGTGATGCGCTCGCTGACCGAGCCCGAGATCGAGGTGCTGCGCACCGCGCTCGACACGCAGCGTGGTGTGAACAAGGCCGCTACCGCGCGCCTACACTGGATCGAGCGCACGCGCGCCCAGTTGCTCGTCGACGACGAAGCGCTCACGCGCTTCATCCGCGACTACCCGGTCGCCGACGTCCAAGAAGGTCGAACCCTGATCCGTAACACCCGCAAGGAAGCCCAGCTCGGTAAGCCGTCGCGCCATTTCCGTGAGCTATTTCAGTGGATTAACACCGCCCGCGGCAAGCTCAGCGAGGATGCCGCGGGCAAAGGCGAGCACGATGACGAATCGTAA